A genome region from Leptospira langatensis includes the following:
- a CDS encoding PilZ domain-containing protein, with product MAVGRSDTLQELITILETMFGETIIGSDINLVKHLFYSLKADQREFPFDYEGDKLNSIVEEVGEDTLILYVPYLQPKGILRAKISFEILNILYQFEVVLLDFWEDHVRIKIPSELQAAAFRKNIRVAVDDLFMNYVILYRSLSGGERELGKNLSVEQRFFHLMKEIKKDNPSLKLINLMATDYILGVSKDFEIVFFGPGKEESFLTRFIRKYNRSVYVPDCSLIMNYIGEEKDPFLDNFRDEYLHLVKTQNQAKADEFFRELQKEEIRDFMISYIVTPIRLFNDPIGYIRVYTTAMDKFSIVQQQALYIEELGEILTYALTKVYIRQDNFRNEKAVTRILDISMNGLLYEIEDERTFQYLKKHNIIKMFVPIHERELVLRGEVVRFLELPDGKFHLGVNFFDSNPDDMVFLQNYIFEKKLKVLSE from the coding sequence ATGGCTGTAGGACGATCGGATACACTCCAAGAACTGATAACGATTTTGGAAACGATGTTTGGGGAAACAATCATCGGCTCAGATATCAATTTGGTGAAACATCTCTTTTACAGCTTAAAGGCGGATCAGAGAGAATTCCCTTTCGATTATGAGGGGGACAAGCTCAATTCCATTGTAGAAGAAGTCGGAGAGGATACGCTCATACTCTATGTTCCATATCTTCAGCCCAAAGGAATTCTGCGTGCAAAAATCAGTTTCGAAATTTTGAATATACTCTATCAATTCGAAGTCGTCCTCCTCGATTTTTGGGAGGATCATGTACGGATAAAGATCCCTTCGGAATTACAAGCAGCCGCCTTTAGAAAGAATATCCGGGTCGCAGTAGACGATCTATTCATGAATTATGTGATCCTCTATCGTTCCTTGAGCGGGGGAGAAAGAGAGCTTGGAAAGAACCTAAGTGTGGAGCAACGTTTCTTTCATTTAATGAAGGAGATCAAGAAGGACAATCCAAGTCTGAAGCTGATCAATCTAATGGCTACGGATTATATCCTGGGAGTTTCCAAGGATTTTGAGATCGTATTCTTCGGTCCTGGGAAAGAAGAAAGTTTTCTCACTCGGTTCATTCGCAAATACAATCGATCCGTATATGTACCTGATTGCTCCCTGATCATGAACTATATAGGAGAGGAGAAGGATCCTTTCCTGGATAATTTCAGGGACGAGTATCTGCATCTTGTTAAGACCCAAAACCAGGCGAAAGCGGACGAGTTTTTTAGAGAGCTGCAAAAAGAGGAGATCCGCGACTTTATGATCTCCTATATAGTAACACCGATACGACTGTTTAATGATCCGATCGGGTATATACGGGTTTATACCACCGCCATGGATAAATTCTCTATCGTGCAACAACAGGCATTATATATCGAGGAATTAGGTGAGATCCTGACGTATGCCTTAACCAAGGTATATATTCGCCAGGACAATTTTCGAAACGAGAAGGCCGTAACCCGCATCTTGGACATCAGTATGAATGGACTCCTTTATGAAATAGAGGACGAAAGGACTTTTCAATATTTAAAAAAACATAATATTATTAAAATGTTTGTGCCGATTCATGAAAGGGAGCTTGTTCTTAGGGGAGAAGTCGTCCGTTTCCTGGAGTTGCCCGACGGAAAGTTCCATCTCGGAGTAAACTTCTTCGATTCCAATCCGGATGACATGGTCTTCCTGCAAAACTACATTTTCGAAAAGAAACTGAAAGTGCTTTCGGAGTAA
- a CDS encoding enoyl-CoA hydratase/isomerase family protein: protein MALVESETVELSSESRIEILYLNNPETKNSMTVPMGLEFKAQIERLKKNPPRAVVITGKSNIFSAGGNFELLKSFAEKSFETNKKEMFEFYNLFLTVRDLNVPVICAANGHAIGAGLSITLACDLRVFANDGKYQFNFVKLGIHPGMGSSFLTKELFGQSLANRLLFLAESLSGQECLSLGICYDSVPKDEVLQRAIEIAISISESAPMALSELKKNSYDRESLNAALRKEAESQALNFISQDFKETIKSIEEKRKPVFKGF from the coding sequence ATGGCATTAGTCGAATCAGAAACAGTAGAACTATCCTCCGAATCTAGAATAGAGATCCTTTATTTAAATAATCCGGAAACCAAGAACTCCATGACCGTACCTATGGGTCTGGAGTTTAAGGCACAGATAGAGAGATTAAAAAAAAATCCTCCTCGCGCAGTAGTAATAACCGGTAAGAGCAATATTTTTTCCGCAGGGGGTAATTTTGAATTACTCAAATCCTTTGCGGAGAAGTCCTTCGAAACGAATAAGAAGGAAATGTTCGAATTCTATAATCTTTTTCTCACAGTACGGGACTTAAATGTGCCTGTGATCTGCGCTGCAAACGGTCATGCGATCGGCGCGGGCCTTTCTATCACTCTTGCCTGTGATCTAAGGGTCTTTGCCAACGATGGAAAATACCAATTCAATTTCGTAAAACTGGGCATCCATCCTGGAATGGGATCTAGCTTTCTAACTAAGGAGCTTTTCGGCCAGAGCCTTGCGAATCGTCTTCTATTCTTAGCGGAGTCCTTAAGCGGGCAAGAATGTCTTTCATTAGGAATTTGTTATGATTCCGTTCCGAAAGACGAAGTGTTGCAAAGAGCGATCGAGATCGCTATCTCCATTTCGGAAAGCGCCCCTATGGCGTTGAGCGAACTTAAAAAGAATTCATACGATAGAGAAAGCTTGAACGCAGCACTTCGCAAAGAAGCGGAATCTCAAGCATTGAATTTTATCTCCCAAGATTTCAAAGAAACGATCAAGTCCATAGAAGAAAAGAGAAAGCCCGTCTTTAAGGGATTCTAG
- a CDS encoding LIC_10740 family protein — MNLQKIKEIWAAILARWEAFYAWIFGLATRPSDSPESKRMLFLTYSWITVLLFLTGFILAGKNPLKLLVPFTLYDLPNIDPRKEAVIFESDGEGQVYPVKRRVLLTGEDFRHDALTLIGETGESNYFDPSVPNSTAQFRNLKKLPNLQDSVISIWKRGDLLILDFRKSTLENLLSEIKFRIDYTYASQLTEEQKSAEIGRKKLLLLSSAFLAVEKTLFENFPEIKRIEYRLGGETSDLNGLTYSLSGSHSR; from the coding sequence ATGAACTTGCAAAAGATTAAGGAAATTTGGGCTGCGATCCTGGCTCGTTGGGAAGCTTTTTATGCCTGGATTTTCGGCCTGGCGACTCGACCTTCCGATTCTCCCGAATCCAAGAGGATGTTGTTCCTAACGTATTCATGGATCACGGTCTTATTATTCCTGACAGGTTTCATTCTGGCGGGCAAGAACCCGCTTAAACTACTCGTGCCTTTTACTCTCTACGATCTTCCTAATATCGATCCAAGAAAAGAAGCGGTCATTTTCGAATCGGACGGAGAAGGTCAGGTCTATCCTGTTAAACGAAGAGTTCTATTAACTGGAGAAGATTTCAGACACGATGCTCTTACTCTGATCGGAGAAACGGGAGAGTCCAATTATTTCGATCCAAGCGTTCCAAATTCTACTGCACAATTTCGAAATCTAAAAAAGTTACCGAACTTGCAAGACTCGGTCATCTCCATTTGGAAGAGAGGAGACCTTCTTATTCTCGACTTTCGCAAATCCACTTTGGAAAATCTTTTAAGCGAGATTAAGTTCCGTATCGATTATACGTATGCAAGTCAGTTGACAGAAGAGCAAAAGTCCGCCGAGATTGGCCGTAAAAAACTGCTGCTTTTATCTTCCGCCTTTCTGGCCGTAGAGAAGACCTTATTCGAGAATTTTCCGGAGATTAAACGCATCGAATACAGATTAGGCGGAGAAACTTCCGATCTTAACGGACTCACATATTCACTTTCGGGTTCGCATTCGAGATAA
- a CDS encoding N-acetylmuramoyl-L-alanine amidase family protein — translation MEKDQILLWGLGIFLFWNISLSAETRISTIGKNGYVPFEEIRKHIPGLQPKFESATLVGSISHATGEIRFRIGASFYAINGSLEKTNLPVIYRDKDFLLPPDMVEAIFVRLLPGDVSYEFKDGELVFDLLPKAERLRLSAIIVDAGHGGKDPGTSSPKGIQEKMVSLQVAKFLKKFLNKVYPEVRVILTRAGDSFIELERRSEIANSELQKGGSVLFVSLHCNASISDDVNGYEVYYLSQTPSTEAAREISLFENKISGKKGGVPYRKIQAGMMSSLIQRRSRLLARSVESEMKKNLGPKILSRGVKKADFSVLRGSLMPAILVEMGYLTHSKESDLLADKTQQVKLAKSILEGVRAYELAKD, via the coding sequence TTGGAAAAAGATCAAATCCTTCTTTGGGGGTTAGGAATATTCCTTTTCTGGAATATTTCTCTCTCTGCCGAGACTAGAATATCCACGATAGGCAAGAACGGATATGTGCCTTTCGAAGAAATTCGAAAGCACATTCCCGGTCTCCAGCCAAAATTCGAGTCTGCTACTTTAGTAGGCTCCATCTCTCATGCTACAGGAGAGATCCGTTTCCGAATAGGCGCTTCCTTTTATGCTATCAATGGTAGTTTAGAAAAAACGAATTTACCGGTAATCTATAGGGACAAGGACTTTCTTCTTCCCCCTGATATGGTCGAGGCGATCTTTGTTAGATTATTGCCGGGAGATGTAAGCTACGAGTTCAAGGATGGAGAACTGGTCTTCGATCTTCTACCTAAGGCGGAGAGGCTCAGGCTTTCTGCGATCATAGTGGATGCAGGACACGGAGGAAAGGATCCGGGAACTTCTTCTCCGAAAGGGATCCAAGAGAAGATGGTCTCTTTGCAGGTTGCAAAATTCCTGAAGAAATTCCTGAACAAAGTGTATCCTGAAGTTCGTGTGATCCTGACTCGGGCAGGGGATTCTTTCATAGAACTGGAAAGAAGATCCGAGATCGCAAACTCGGAACTCCAAAAGGGAGGCTCCGTCCTATTCGTCAGTTTACATTGTAATGCTTCCATCTCCGACGATGTAAACGGTTACGAGGTTTATTATCTTTCCCAAACACCCTCGACGGAGGCAGCTAGAGAGATCTCCCTATTCGAAAACAAGATCTCCGGCAAGAAGGGAGGGGTTCCGTATAGAAAGATCCAGGCAGGAATGATGTCCTCTCTCATCCAAAGAAGGAGCCGCCTGCTCGCCCGTAGTGTGGAATCCGAGATGAAAAAAAACCTCGGTCCCAAGATATTGTCGAGAGGAGTGAAGAAGGCCGACTTTTCCGTGCTTCGGGGGAGTTTAATGCCTGCCATTCTGGTGGAAATGGGTTACCTTACCCATTCCAAAGAATCGGATCTCTTGGCTGACAAGACCCAACAGGTAAAATTGGCAAAGAGCATTTTAGAAGGTGTGAGAGCGTATGAACTTGCAAAAGATTAA
- a CDS encoding DEAD/DEAH box helicase, producing the protein MKFEELNLEPNLQKAIQEAGFVELTPIQEKAIPPGIEGKDVTGLAQTGTGKTVAFLVPTIHTILSKGIQGISTLILAPTRELVIQISEEAEKLLKHTDYRVVSIIGGTDYKTQNRDLEGLNGLIVATPGRLIDLARSGTANLDKVEFFILDEADRMLDMGFINDIRWLLHKCKNRKQTLLFSATLSVEVMRLAYRFMNEPVEIQINPDKLITERIDQKLVHLGREEKMPYMVNSILGQAMEGQGIIFTNFKANIPKIVYSLRKYGIPITGISSDLDQKKRLRLMRDFKSGKFKFMVATDVASRGIDVENIEVVFNFDLPQDTENYVHRIGRTARAGRVGRSISFCSESDYVELEKIEKYLKQKIDVIPVEEETLIFPSGEFQVFVGGDAFDNAPVERNGNRGQGRDWNSKKPRKDFSQNGGRGEKNWNRDSRDNRREGQGRDSRPGKQRSGGKQRPEAAIQEAQEFLQKADNVFGSSGDRKDKNFKNKKKGKPRQDQQRSGAQASNHRPDKRQNQNKEYDRKKRNLFDINESRKGPGKKKESIWKKIKSFFGG; encoded by the coding sequence ATGAAATTCGAAGAATTAAATCTCGAGCCCAACCTGCAAAAGGCAATCCAAGAAGCAGGTTTTGTTGAGCTCACACCAATACAAGAAAAAGCAATCCCTCCTGGCATAGAGGGAAAAGATGTAACCGGTCTTGCGCAAACCGGTACTGGAAAGACAGTTGCGTTCCTAGTTCCAACTATTCACACGATCCTAAGCAAAGGCATCCAAGGCATCAGCACTTTGATCCTTGCTCCTACAAGAGAGTTAGTGATCCAGATCTCGGAAGAAGCGGAGAAGCTTTTAAAGCATACCGACTATAGAGTAGTTTCCATTATCGGAGGAACGGATTACAAGACCCAGAACAGGGACTTGGAAGGACTGAACGGTCTGATCGTTGCTACGCCCGGACGTTTGATCGACTTGGCAAGAAGCGGCACTGCCAATCTGGACAAAGTAGAGTTCTTCATTCTGGACGAAGCGGATCGCATGTTGGACATGGGGTTCATCAACGATATACGTTGGCTTCTTCATAAGTGCAAGAATAGAAAGCAAACCCTTCTATTCTCCGCGACTCTTTCCGTCGAAGTTATGCGCCTTGCTTACAGGTTCATGAACGAGCCTGTGGAGATACAGATCAATCCGGATAAACTGATCACGGAAAGGATCGATCAGAAGCTGGTTCACTTGGGTAGAGAGGAGAAGATGCCGTACATGGTAAATTCCATCCTAGGCCAGGCGATGGAAGGTCAAGGGATCATATTCACAAATTTTAAAGCGAATATCCCTAAGATCGTGTATTCTCTCCGGAAATACGGGATCCCGATCACAGGGATCTCTTCCGATCTAGACCAAAAGAAGCGTCTTAGATTGATGCGAGACTTTAAGTCTGGCAAGTTCAAGTTCATGGTGGCGACGGATGTGGCGAGCCGTGGGATTGACGTAGAAAATATCGAAGTAGTTTTCAATTTCGATCTTCCTCAAGATACGGAAAACTATGTGCATAGGATCGGCAGAACTGCAAGAGCAGGAAGGGTCGGTAGATCCATCAGCTTCTGCTCCGAATCCGATTACGTAGAGTTGGAAAAGATAGAAAAATATCTGAAACAAAAAATAGATGTGATCCCTGTGGAAGAAGAGACTCTCATCTTTCCTTCCGGAGAATTCCAGGTCTTTGTCGGAGGAGACGCTTTCGATAACGCTCCTGTGGAAAGGAATGGGAACAGAGGCCAGGGCAGGGATTGGAATTCCAAGAAACCTCGGAAAGACTTCAGCCAAAACGGAGGAAGAGGCGAGAAGAATTGGAATAGAGACTCCAGAGACAATCGTAGAGAGGGCCAAGGCAGAGATTCTCGACCAGGCAAGCAAAGATCCGGCGGGAAACAAAGACCGGAGGCAGCCATCCAAGAGGCTCAGGAATTCCTGCAAAAGGCAGATAACGTATTCGGGAGCTCGGGCGACAGAAAGGACAAGAACTTCAAGAACAAAAAGAAGGGAAAACCACGCCAAGATCAGCAAAGAAGCGGGGCTCAAGCATCCAATCATCGTCCGGATAAAAGACAGAACCAAAACAAAGAATACGATAGAAAGAAACGGAATCTTTTCGATATCAACGAATCCCGTAAGGGCCCAGGTAAAAAGAAGGAATCCATTTGGAAAAAGATCAAATCCTTCTTTGGGGGTTAG
- a CDS encoding class I SAM-dependent methyltransferase, with the protein MSSILELEPHPQFPDAYMVCRRTGVHFYRLAQERKYEDSYFQEEYKNQYKKTYYEDEVQLRDLARRRLEMMSSFQSPQGKTLFEVGCAAGFFLSEAEKKGYKVKGLELSKTEAAYAREKLGLDVITGSFLDESILPEETFDAVCAFFVIEHFPNAEVVLEKLTSMIKPGGMLFLGLPSLNGPSFQTDPEGWFRTHPRDHFWDYSPDSLKKMLKMYGLVTVYRKPMSYHPNRDRGWKGKFLTHRLFVRYANLSCYADTFHSIAIKKI; encoded by the coding sequence ATGTCCTCTATACTCGAACTGGAACCCCATCCTCAGTTTCCCGACGCCTATATGGTCTGTCGTCGCACGGGGGTCCATTTCTATCGATTAGCCCAGGAAAGGAAATATGAAGACTCGTATTTCCAAGAAGAATACAAGAACCAATACAAGAAGACGTACTACGAAGACGAGGTCCAACTTAGGGACCTTGCCAGACGTCGTCTGGAGATGATGAGTTCTTTTCAAAGTCCCCAAGGCAAGACACTGTTCGAAGTGGGTTGTGCCGCTGGTTTTTTCTTATCCGAGGCGGAGAAAAAAGGATATAAGGTAAAGGGCTTGGAGCTTTCTAAAACGGAAGCAGCATACGCCAGAGAGAAATTAGGTCTGGATGTGATCACCGGATCCTTCTTAGATGAAAGCATCCTTCCCGAAGAGACCTTCGATGCGGTCTGTGCTTTTTTTGTAATAGAGCATTTTCCTAATGCGGAAGTCGTTTTGGAGAAACTTACCTCCATGATCAAACCGGGAGGCATGTTGTTCTTAGGACTTCCCTCTTTGAACGGACCTTCTTTTCAAACGGACCCTGAGGGATGGTTTCGCACTCATCCAAGGGACCATTTTTGGGATTACTCACCTGATTCTCTTAAAAAAATGTTGAAAATGTACGGTCTCGTCACGGTATATAGGAAACCTATGTCCTACCACCCTAATAGAGACAGGGGATGGAAGGGAAAATTCCTGACACATCGACTTTTCGTCCGCTATGCAAATCTCTCCTGCTACGCCGACACATTCCATTCAATCGCGATTAAAAAAATATGA
- a CDS encoding RidA family protein, with protein sequence MSILEKIKSLGLELPPTPKAIAAYIPASRSGNLVFTSGQLPMKDGKLMLTGTLGAGLGVEDVKAAAEQAALNGLAAISGVIGDLDQIKSIVKIGVFVASSPDFTEQHLVANHASNLLLSIFGEAGRHARFAVGNSSLPLGAPVEVEMTVSL encoded by the coding sequence ATGAGCATATTGGAAAAAATCAAATCCCTTGGGTTGGAGCTCCCGCCCACTCCTAAGGCAATCGCCGCATATATACCCGCTTCCCGATCCGGAAATCTCGTATTTACCTCGGGCCAACTGCCTATGAAAGATGGAAAGCTAATGCTCACAGGGACCCTTGGAGCAGGACTCGGGGTAGAGGACGTAAAGGCCGCTGCGGAACAAGCCGCACTGAACGGACTGGCCGCCATCAGCGGAGTGATCGGAGACTTGGATCAGATCAAGTCCATAGTCAAGATAGGGGTCTTCGTGGCTTCTTCTCCCGACTTTACGGAACAACATCTAGTCGCAAACCATGCCTCGAATCTATTACTCAGTATTTTCGGAGAGGCAGGACGTCATGCGCGCTTTGCAGTCGGAAATTCCTCCTTACCTTTAGGAGCTCCTGTAGAAGTGGAGATGACGGTTTCCTTATAA
- the modB gene encoding molybdate ABC transporter permease subunit, whose product MGSFSWDSVRSPLILTLQVTLVSTVFATLVGILFAYQMSRARFIGKALLDAVFTLPMVLPPTVLGYYLLVLFGKKGILGSFLLEHFHYSILFNLHGAILASAIVSFPLVYRSAKASFEDLDPEYEEASYTLGKSKWATFLLVILPLSWRGILAGSMMAYARGMGEFGATLMVAGNIPERTQTIALAIYDSVQAGNDTFSLLLVIVASITCILVLTLAGTLLKKPHW is encoded by the coding sequence ATGGGATCTTTCAGCTGGGACTCCGTCCGATCTCCTCTGATCCTTACCTTACAAGTTACCTTGGTATCTACGGTCTTTGCGACTTTAGTAGGGATCCTATTCGCCTACCAAATGTCCAGAGCTCGCTTTATCGGGAAGGCTCTCTTGGACGCAGTGTTCACCTTGCCCATGGTACTCCCTCCCACAGTTTTAGGATATTATCTCTTAGTACTATTCGGAAAGAAAGGGATCCTGGGGTCCTTTCTATTGGAGCATTTCCATTATTCTATATTATTTAATCTGCATGGAGCAATCCTCGCTTCAGCAATCGTTTCCTTTCCCCTGGTTTATAGATCCGCAAAGGCCAGCTTCGAAGACTTGGACCCGGAATACGAAGAGGCCTCTTATACCTTAGGAAAATCCAAGTGGGCCACTTTCTTACTCGTGATCCTACCTCTTTCTTGGAGAGGGATCTTAGCAGGCTCGATGATGGCATACGCAAGAGGCATGGGGGAATTCGGGGCCACTCTTATGGTCGCAGGGAATATCCCGGAAAGGACTCAGACAATCGCATTAGCGATCTACGATTCGGTTCAGGCAGGAAACGATACTTTTTCCCTTTTGTTAGTAATTGTTGCTTCTATTACTTGCATCTTAGTATTAACCTTGGCAGGAACTCTACTAAAAAAACCTCACTGGTAA
- the modA gene encoding molybdate ABC transporter substrate-binding protein has translation MRTKKHSLILIFFLLFNASAFAQEKEKEVLVSAASSLTDVLKEIGTVFQEKTKIKPIFNFGSSGSLYQQIEKGAPVDLFISADQETVDKGIANGVLESNTKTVLLKNTLVLVLPKSSKVRIEKIQDLQSAEIKRIAIGNPSSVPAGRYAEEVLSKDGLQKTLKDKFIPAENVRQVLDYVGREEVDAGFVYKTDALIAESKVKVALELGGHKPILYPGIVVSGTKNSADAKAFLNFLHKSPEAKALFTKYKFTLP, from the coding sequence ATGAGGACAAAAAAACATTCATTAATTTTAATATTCTTCTTATTATTCAATGCTTCCGCATTCGCTCAAGAAAAGGAAAAAGAGGTCTTAGTCTCTGCGGCGTCCAGTCTTACCGATGTATTAAAGGAGATCGGTACCGTTTTCCAAGAAAAGACAAAGATCAAACCTATCTTCAATTTCGGTTCCTCCGGAAGTCTGTACCAACAGATCGAAAAGGGAGCACCCGTGGATCTATTCATCTCCGCAGACCAAGAAACTGTGGATAAGGGGATCGCAAACGGGGTCCTGGAATCGAACACCAAGACCGTTCTCTTAAAGAATACCCTGGTCTTGGTTCTCCCTAAAAGCAGTAAGGTTAGGATCGAGAAGATACAGGATCTGCAATCGGCCGAGATCAAAAGGATAGCGATCGGAAATCCAAGCTCCGTTCCCGCAGGCAGATATGCGGAAGAAGTCCTCTCAAAAGACGGATTGCAAAAGACTCTTAAGGATAAATTCATTCCCGCAGAAAATGTACGCCAGGTACTGGACTATGTAGGAAGAGAAGAAGTGGATGCCGGCTTTGTTTATAAGACGGATGCTTTAATCGCAGAATCCAAAGTAAAAGTCGCTCTCGAACTTGGCGGCCATAAACCGATTCTCTATCCAGGGATCGTAGTAAGTGGGACAAAGAACTCCGCGGATGCAAAGGCCTTCTTAAATTTCTTACATAAGTCTCCCGAAGCAAAAGCATTATTTACAAAATATAAATTTACTCTTCCTTAA
- a CDS encoding ATP-binding cassette domain-containing protein, translating to MSLSVDIRKKLADGKREFRLDVQFELEGNFQVLYGPSGAGKSLTLKAIAGLLKPDSGSIRFQGKTYFDSESDTHIPPEKRNLGYLSQNYGLFPHLTVRKNIEFGLKGLFQIGLGKSDTGSVAKLMELFEIQEAANSYPRFLSGGQKQRVALARALARNPEILLLDEPFAALNPDLRQKMREELKNLRDRIQIPILLISHDKIDSDFFGVSPLYMEHGKIAYGPVGEN from the coding sequence ATGTCTCTATCAGTAGATATTCGAAAGAAACTCGCGGACGGGAAAAGGGAATTTCGCCTAGACGTTCAATTCGAACTCGAAGGAAACTTTCAAGTATTGTACGGACCTTCCGGTGCGGGGAAGAGCCTTACACTCAAGGCAATCGCCGGACTTTTAAAGCCCGACTCAGGAAGCATCCGATTCCAAGGGAAAACCTACTTCGATTCCGAGTCGGATACGCATATCCCGCCCGAAAAAAGAAACCTAGGATATCTCTCTCAAAATTATGGGTTATTCCCCCATCTAACCGTTAGGAAAAATATAGAGTTCGGTTTAAAAGGATTATTTCAGATCGGGCTCGGCAAATCGGATACTGGATCCGTAGCGAAACTAATGGAACTATTCGAGATCCAAGAAGCGGCCAATAGTTATCCTAGATTCCTATCCGGGGGACAAAAACAAAGAGTGGCTTTAGCGAGGGCCCTGGCCAGAAATCCGGAAATCTTACTTTTAGATGAGCCGTTTGCGGCCTTAAATCCCGACCTAAGGCAGAAAATGAGAGAAGAGCTAAAGAATCTCAGAGATAGGATACAGATCCCTATTCTTCTCATTTCTCATGATAAGATCGACTCCGATTTTTTTGGGGTTTCTCCACTTTATATGGAACACGGCAAGATCGCCTACGGACCAGTAGGAGAAAATTAA
- a CDS encoding metal-sulfur cluster assembly factor, giving the protein MQLLELPTQEIEKRIYAEIHRVEDPEIGISVAELGLIYRIQVEGDKAKIDMTYTSMACPAGPQMKQEIQDNALRVEGINSVEVEVVWTPKWDPRSMASEEAKMDLGIFDY; this is encoded by the coding sequence ATGCAATTATTAGAGCTACCAACTCAAGAGATAGAAAAAAGGATCTATGCGGAGATCCATAGGGTAGAAGATCCTGAGATCGGGATCTCCGTTGCGGAGTTGGGACTTATCTATCGTATCCAGGTAGAGGGGGACAAGGCCAAGATCGACATGACCTATACTTCCATGGCCTGTCCAGCCGGACCTCAGATGAAGCAAGAGATCCAGGACAATGCACTCCGGGTAGAAGGGATCAATTCTGTAGAGGTGGAAGTGGTCTGGACGCCGAAATGGGATCCTCGGTCCATGGCTTCGGAAGAAGCGAAGATGGATCTGGGAATTTTCGATTACTAA
- the chrA gene encoding chromate efflux transporter has protein sequence MHGSWEVFLTFLKLGMISFGGPIAHIAYFHTEFVKKKLWIKEDLFNELLAVCQMLPGPASSQMGISIGTIRAGWKGGILAWIGFTLPSALLLFVFAILVKSNAIPDLKWVHGLKLVACAVIAQAVCSMWGNSVKDLKGIVLCLAAAFVSVFFRNVYSQILVILVSAFLGFFFMERKIDPKDLGAGQSSSSLGFIPTQKALVCLLTFFFLLILLPFMDFLYKDPLLQLADGFYRSGALVFGGGHVVLPLLEGETVQKGILSSEVFLVGYGAAQAVPGPMFTFATFLGGMIQGGKGAILATISIFLPSFLLVFGVFPFWQRIRMHPRVEAALTTIQPAVLGILLAALYDPVLVSTIRSGLDSMIVLVLFVLSFFFQVPSWIIVLVGIFSTFLS, from the coding sequence ATGCACGGAAGTTGGGAAGTATTTCTAACATTCTTAAAGTTAGGAATGATCTCATTCGGTGGACCGATCGCTCATATCGCTTACTTTCACACTGAGTTCGTTAAAAAGAAACTCTGGATCAAAGAGGATCTGTTCAACGAACTTCTCGCAGTATGTCAGATGCTTCCCGGGCCGGCAAGTAGCCAGATGGGTATCAGTATCGGAACCATCCGAGCCGGGTGGAAGGGAGGGATCCTGGCTTGGATCGGATTCACTCTTCCTTCCGCTCTTTTGTTATTCGTTTTTGCAATATTAGTAAAATCGAATGCAATTCCGGATCTAAAGTGGGTGCACGGATTGAAATTGGTCGCTTGCGCAGTGATCGCTCAGGCGGTATGCTCCATGTGGGGAAATTCCGTGAAGGATCTTAAAGGGATCGTGCTTTGTCTTGCTGCGGCCTTTGTTTCCGTTTTTTTTCGGAATGTTTACTCTCAGATCTTGGTCATCCTTGTGTCCGCTTTTCTGGGTTTCTTTTTTATGGAACGCAAGATAGATCCCAAAGATCTTGGGGCCGGACAATCGTCCTCTTCCTTGGGATTTATACCAACTCAGAAAGCTCTCGTCTGTTTGCTTACGTTCTTCTTTCTACTGATTCTTCTTCCCTTTATGGATTTCTTATATAAGGATCCCTTGTTGCAACTTGCAGACGGGTTTTATAGGTCGGGAGCCTTGGTTTTCGGTGGCGGTCATGTTGTGCTTCCGTTATTAGAAGGTGAAACAGTACAGAAAGGAATACTTTCCTCCGAGGTTTTTCTAGTCGGCTATGGTGCGGCGCAGGCCGTTCCCGGACCCATGTTCACGTTCGCTACTTTCTTAGGCGGAATGATACAAGGCGGAAAAGGAGCGATCCTTGCAACGATCTCTATTTTTCTTCCATCTTTTCTTTTGGTATTCGGGGTCTTTCCATTCTGGCAAAGGATCCGAATGCATCCTAGGGTTGAGGCCGCATTGACCACGATCCAACCCGCTGTCCTCGGGATCTTACTGGCTGCCTTATACGATCCAGTGCTCGTTTCTACGATCCGTTCCGGATTGGACTCGATGATAGTCCTAGTCCTATTCGTTCTTAGCTTCTTCTTTCAGGTGCCCAGTTGGATCATCGTTCTGGTCGGGATCTTCTCCACATTCTTAAGTTGA